In the Paraburkholderia acidisoli genome, one interval contains:
- a CDS encoding BrnA antitoxin family protein: protein MNVKLRTSPETAVDPDDAPELTEEWFEQADFYIGDKLIRRGRPAGSNKTPTTIRLDDDILEAFKATGPRWQSRLNAAVRDWLKTHSPDEVTI from the coding sequence ATGAACGTGAAATTGCGTACTTCGCCCGAAACAGCGGTTGATCCGGACGACGCCCCCGAACTCACGGAAGAATGGTTCGAGCAAGCCGACTTTTATATCGGCGACAAACTCATTCGTCGCGGGCGCCCGGCCGGCAGCAACAAAACGCCCACCACCATCCGCCTCGACGACGACATTCTCGAAGCCTTCAAGGCCACCGGGCCGCGCTGGCAGTCGCGCCTGAACGCCGCCGTACGCGACTGGCTCAAAACCCACTCGCCGGACGAAGTCACGATCTGA
- a CDS encoding HlyD family secretion protein encodes MADERAAPNDIGAFSRRHRGKPRKTDAARSSKEDDMPNDGKSGGKNGEAADRKKPGKKPLIILGLVVLVIAIAALIWWLLTRNQISTDDAYTDGNAITMAPKVSGYVTKLNINDNVYVHKGDLLLEIDPRDYAAQVDQARAQLGLAKAQLLSAQAQLDIARVQYPAQYEQARAQIETANANYAKAQADYERQHAVDPRATTQQNVDTATAQQRSSHADVMSAKAQLKTASLVPQQIRQAVAAVEARREQVAQAEAQLETAQLNLAWCDLRSPSDGWITRRNVQFGSFLQAGTSLFSIVTPQVWITANFKESQLARMRPGDKVKITVDAYPNLELHGHVDSVQLGSGSRFSAFPAENATGNFVKIVQRVPVKIVVDDGLPNNQPLPLGISVVPTVYLRH; translated from the coding sequence ATGGCTGACGAGCGCGCCGCACCGAACGACATCGGCGCATTCTCGCGCCGGCATCGCGGCAAGCCGCGCAAAACCGACGCCGCCCGATCGTCGAAAGAGGACGACATGCCGAACGACGGCAAGAGCGGCGGAAAAAACGGCGAGGCGGCAGACCGCAAAAAACCCGGCAAAAAGCCGCTCATCATTCTCGGCCTGGTGGTGCTGGTGATCGCCATTGCCGCATTGATCTGGTGGCTCCTCACGCGCAATCAGATCAGCACCGACGACGCCTACACGGACGGCAACGCCATCACCATGGCGCCCAAGGTGTCCGGTTACGTCACGAAGCTCAACATCAACGACAACGTCTACGTGCACAAGGGCGACCTGCTGCTCGAGATCGATCCGCGCGACTACGCGGCGCAGGTTGATCAGGCGCGTGCGCAACTGGGTCTCGCGAAGGCGCAACTGCTCTCGGCGCAGGCGCAACTCGACATCGCGCGCGTGCAATATCCGGCGCAGTACGAGCAGGCGCGCGCGCAGATCGAGACCGCCAACGCCAACTACGCGAAGGCGCAAGCCGACTACGAGCGCCAGCACGCGGTCGACCCGCGCGCCACGACGCAGCAGAACGTGGATACGGCCACCGCGCAGCAACGCAGTTCGCACGCGGACGTCATGAGCGCGAAGGCGCAATTGAAAACGGCGAGCCTCGTGCCGCAGCAGATTCGCCAGGCCGTGGCGGCCGTGGAGGCGCGCCGCGAGCAGGTTGCGCAAGCCGAGGCGCAACTGGAAACGGCGCAGCTCAATCTGGCGTGGTGCGACCTGCGCTCGCCGTCCGACGGCTGGATCACGCGCCGCAACGTGCAGTTCGGCAGTTTCCTGCAGGCGGGCACCTCGCTCTTTTCCATCGTGACGCCGCAGGTGTGGATCACGGCGAACTTCAAGGAGTCGCAACTCGCGCGCATGCGTCCCGGCGACAAGGTCAAGATTACCGTGGACGCGTATCCGAATCTCGAGTTGCACGGTCATGTCGACAGCGTGCAGCTCGGCAGCGGTTCGCGCTTCTCCGCGTTCCCCGCCGAGAACGCCACCGGCAACTTCGTGAAGATCGTACAGCGCGTGCCGGTCAAGATCGTCGTGGACGACGGCTTGCCGAATAACCAGCCGTTGCCGTTGGGGATTTCGGTGGTGCCAACGGTGTACTTGCGGCATTGA
- a CDS encoding acyl-CoA dehydrogenase family protein: MTRDLHLVSTRSVAAVMPENGAVDCAALLDGLALPLDAASLPDATRQVIAACPSLPQPGGGHTLARWQFLAGLAGRDLSLVKIYEAHADALAILAEIGAPRTCAAGADSATPPIWAVWAARAPHDDLRFTHTRGSNDETRVLLSGTKPWCSGAAFVTHALVTCIDDEGRDWLAALPLDQPGVTVTGRGWEAVGMAATRSVEVEVRNAHATLIGASGAYLRRAGFWQGGAGIGACWYGAAAALAVHLRHAAQRRDDPHLHAHLGAADTALVAARAVLREAAQHLDAHPQDDAMTLALRVRAAVESAVETVLTACARGLGAGPYCRDAWFARMAADLPVFVRQSHAERDLAALAKAVAERGEDWAL, translated from the coding sequence ATGACGCGCGATCTCCACCTCGTCTCCACGCGATCCGTTGCGGCGGTCATGCCGGAAAACGGTGCCGTCGATTGCGCCGCGCTGCTCGACGGGCTCGCGCTGCCGCTCGACGCCGCGAGCTTGCCCGACGCCACGCGCCAGGTGATTGCCGCATGTCCTTCGCTGCCGCAGCCCGGCGGCGGTCATACGCTCGCGCGCTGGCAATTTCTCGCGGGTCTCGCGGGCCGCGATCTCTCGCTCGTGAAGATCTACGAAGCGCACGCCGACGCGCTCGCGATCCTCGCCGAAATCGGCGCGCCGCGAACCTGCGCGGCGGGTGCCGACAGCGCCACGCCGCCGATCTGGGCCGTGTGGGCCGCGCGGGCGCCGCACGACGACTTGCGCTTCACGCACACGCGTGGGTCGAACGACGAAACGCGCGTGCTGCTCTCGGGCACCAAGCCGTGGTGCTCGGGCGCGGCGTTCGTCACGCATGCGCTCGTGACTTGCATCGACGACGAAGGCCGCGACTGGCTGGCCGCGCTGCCGCTCGATCAGCCGGGCGTGACCGTGACCGGGCGCGGCTGGGAAGCGGTGGGCATGGCGGCCACGCGCAGCGTGGAAGTCGAGGTGCGCAACGCGCACGCCACGCTGATTGGCGCGAGCGGCGCGTATTTGCGGCGCGCGGGCTTCTGGCAAGGCGGCGCGGGTATCGGCGCGTGCTGGTACGGGGCGGCCGCCGCGCTCGCCGTGCACCTGCGCCATGCGGCGCAACGGCGCGACGATCCGCATCTGCATGCACACCTGGGCGCCGCCGACACGGCGCTCGTGGCCGCACGCGCCGTGTTGCGCGAAGCCGCGCAGCACCTCGACGCCCACCCGCAAGACGACGCCATGACGCTCGCACTGCGTGTACGCGCGGCTGTGGAAAGCGCCGTGGAAACGGTGCTCACGGCCTGCGCGCGCGGCCTGGGCGCGGGACCGTACTGCCGCGACGCGTGGTTCGCGCGCATGGCCGCCGACCTGCCGGTGTTCGTGCGGCAAAGCCACGCCGAACGCGATCTCGCGGCGCTCGCGAAAGCGGTGGCGGAGCGCGGCGAAGACTGGGCGCTCTGA
- a CDS encoding DHA2 family efflux MFS transporter permease subunit, which yields MPGSSRQANWRPAGNPWLIAISVTLAAFMEVLDTTIVNVALPHIAGTMSASYDEATWVLTSYLVANGIVLPISAFFARVLGRKRYFMVCIVAFTICSFLCGVATSLGQLVIFRVLQGFFGGGLQPNQQSIILDTFEPSQRGRAFSISAIAIVVAPVLGPTLGGWITDNFTWRWVFLLNVPVGILTTLAVMQLVEDPPWVKKETAQGLNWRTVDFPGIALIAVGLGCLQVMLDRGEDDDWFHSPFIVTFTVLSVLGLVGATFRLLYAKHPVVDLRCLRDRNFALGCLMIFAFATVLYGSSVIVPQLAQQQLGYTATLAGLVLSPGALLITMEIPVISKLMPHIQTRLLIMTGFILLTAALIYARTLVPDVDYDTLVKMRAAQSIAIGFLFVPVTTLAYLTVPSALNNDASALFTMFRNVAGSIGISVSTALIRERSQAWMAHLSGHMSPLSQNYQDTLMRDAQTVMASTGQPLAQALQTANGHLYETFVSQATILAYIDVFGILAVYCAIFVPVALFFSPVKAAGQGGH from the coding sequence GTGCCTGGCTCATCCCGACAAGCGAACTGGCGTCCCGCGGGCAACCCGTGGCTGATCGCCATTTCGGTCACGCTCGCGGCGTTCATGGAGGTGCTCGACACCACCATCGTCAACGTCGCGCTGCCGCACATCGCAGGCACGATGTCGGCGAGCTACGACGAGGCCACGTGGGTGCTCACCTCGTACCTCGTCGCCAACGGCATCGTGCTGCCCATTTCAGCGTTCTTCGCGCGCGTGCTCGGCCGCAAGCGCTACTTCATGGTGTGCATCGTCGCGTTCACCATTTGCTCGTTCCTGTGCGGCGTGGCCACGAGTCTCGGCCAGCTCGTGATCTTCCGCGTGCTGCAAGGCTTCTTCGGCGGCGGCCTGCAACCGAATCAGCAGTCGATCATTCTCGACACCTTCGAGCCCAGCCAGCGCGGCCGCGCGTTCTCGATTTCGGCCATCGCGATCGTCGTCGCGCCCGTGCTCGGGCCCACGCTCGGCGGCTGGATCACCGATAACTTCACGTGGCGCTGGGTGTTCCTGCTCAACGTGCCGGTGGGCATTCTCACGACGCTCGCCGTCATGCAACTCGTGGAAGATCCGCCGTGGGTCAAGAAGGAAACGGCGCAGGGCCTGAACTGGCGCACGGTGGACTTCCCCGGCATCGCGCTGATCGCGGTCGGGCTCGGCTGCCTCCAGGTCATGCTCGATCGCGGCGAGGACGACGACTGGTTCCACTCGCCGTTCATCGTCACGTTCACGGTGCTTTCCGTGCTCGGGCTGGTGGGCGCGACCTTCCGGCTGCTTTACGCGAAGCATCCCGTGGTGGATTTGCGATGTCTGCGCGACCGCAATTTCGCGCTCGGTTGCCTGATGATCTTCGCGTTCGCCACCGTGCTCTATGGCAGCTCGGTGATCGTGCCGCAGCTCGCCCAGCAGCAACTCGGCTACACGGCCACGCTCGCGGGTCTCGTGCTCTCGCCCGGCGCGCTGCTCATCACGATGGAGATTCCCGTCATCAGCAAGCTGATGCCGCATATTCAAACGCGGCTGCTCATCATGACGGGCTTCATCCTGCTGACGGCCGCGCTCATCTACGCGCGCACGCTCGTGCCCGATGTCGATTACGACACGCTGGTGAAGATGCGCGCCGCGCAGTCGATCGCCATCGGCTTTCTGTTCGTGCCCGTCACCACGCTCGCCTATCTCACCGTGCCAAGCGCGCTCAACAACGACGCCTCGGCGCTCTTCACGATGTTCCGCAACGTCGCGGGCTCGATCGGCATCTCGGTGTCCACGGCGCTGATCCGCGAACGCTCGCAGGCGTGGATGGCGCATCTCTCGGGGCACATGTCGCCGCTCTCGCAGAACTATCAGGACACGCTCATGCGCGACGCGCAAACCGTCATGGCAAGCACCGGGCAGCCGCTCGCGCAGGCCCTTCAGACCGCCAACGGGCATCTCTACGAAACCTTCGTGTCGCAGGCGACGATCCTCGCCTATATCGACGTGTTCGGCATTCTCGCCGTGTATTGCGCGATCTTCGTGCCGGTCGCGCTGTTCTTCTCGCCGGTGAAGGCCGCGGGTCAGGGAGGCCATTGA
- a CDS encoding CHAD domain-containing protein has translation MTKSTDPAESAQSQFAHYARPLVDEALTRAALVDPNADDFHKLRIALRRLRTLLWAWRPLLGRDAAERERAFLKRAAAAAGEARDWDIAVKLLGAQDEAGESLAGERLEAARREARARAAVTLSAADLKHALREMLHATNRALNTSSQRTPVKRLARERVDDARRALKQRRRRAEKAKRGDYAAWHEVRKGAKKLRYLLEFFGPELKARDIDRLESLKKLQKRFGKLNDAVATEQLLAAHPEVFADSASAETALAALKRERKRRRRAAAKSLH, from the coding sequence ATGACGAAATCCACCGATCCGGCCGAGAGTGCGCAGTCGCAGTTCGCGCATTACGCGAGGCCGCTCGTCGACGAAGCGTTGACACGTGCGGCGCTCGTCGATCCGAACGCGGACGACTTCCACAAGCTGCGCATCGCGTTGCGGCGGTTGCGCACGCTGTTGTGGGCGTGGCGGCCGCTACTCGGGCGCGACGCGGCCGAGCGCGAGCGCGCGTTTCTCAAGCGCGCCGCCGCGGCGGCGGGCGAGGCGCGCGACTGGGATATCGCGGTCAAGCTGCTGGGCGCGCAAGACGAAGCCGGCGAGTCGCTCGCGGGCGAACGTCTCGAGGCCGCGCGGCGCGAGGCGCGCGCTCGCGCGGCGGTCACGCTCTCGGCCGCCGATCTCAAGCACGCGTTGCGCGAGATGCTGCACGCGACCAATCGCGCGTTGAACACGTCCTCGCAACGCACGCCGGTGAAGCGGCTCGCGCGCGAGCGTGTGGACGACGCGCGGCGCGCGCTCAAGCAGCGCAGGCGGCGCGCTGAAAAGGCCAAACGCGGCGACTACGCAGCGTGGCACGAGGTGCGCAAGGGCGCGAAGAAACTGCGCTATCTGCTGGAGTTTTTCGGGCCCGAGCTAAAAGCGCGCGATATCGACCGGCTCGAGTCGCTGAAGAAGCTGCAAAAGCGCTTCGGCAAGCTCAACGACGCGGTGGCGACCGAGCAGTTGCTCGCCGCGCATCCCGAAGTGTTCGCCGACTCGGCCAGCGCCGAGACCGCGCTCGCCGCCCTCAAACGCGAGCGCAAGCGTCGCCGCCGGGCGGCGGCGAAGTCGTTGCATTGA
- a CDS encoding BrnT family toxin — MQIEFDANKRDWTFVERGLEFGRAAEVFLGPHHTRPDARRHYGEDRYLTIGLLDQRVVVVVWTQRGHARRIISMRKANEREIAYFARNSG; from the coding sequence ATGCAGATCGAGTTCGACGCAAACAAGCGCGACTGGACTTTCGTCGAGCGGGGTCTGGAGTTTGGCCGGGCCGCGGAAGTCTTTCTGGGACCGCATCACACGCGCCCCGACGCTCGCAGGCACTACGGCGAGGACCGCTATCTCACGATCGGTCTGCTCGACCAACGCGTCGTCGTGGTGGTCTGGACCCAACGCGGCCACGCGCGCCGCATCATCAGCATGAGAAAAGCCAATGAACGTGAAATTGCGTACTTCGCCCGAAACAGCGGTTGA
- a CDS encoding FAD-dependent oxidoreductase, with product MAGWIKAMDAAALPAHGMKRVEPNGVPILLVHSGERLRAFGADCPHAGAPLDEGALCNGRIVCPWHKATFEIEDGALVEPPALEGLASYAVRVDGDQVLVNLDNAQRPAAERKPAANRAASNATPPRRFAIVGGGAAGAAVAATLLEGDANCEVTLYAAEPEAPYDRTCLSKFVPAGEMQPGEVPPILPDAIARDARLHIEHAGVEQVDARAKRISSRDGRAATYDAVALASGSVAQRPDVPGAELGNIFTLRNVHDAGAILHALAPGEHAVILGDSFIGLETASALRKRGVDVTVVAPSGLPLQKPLGARVGARFREWHEAHGVVFRRAKAVGFIGENDVDTIELDDGWTTRAKAVIVGMGVQPATGFVGGIVLDDDGGLSVDNTMRACPDVYAVGDIARFPWGGKTLRIEHWRVAQQQARVAALNMLGRETRYEGVPYFWTQHYDQRVDYLGHAADWDDLVMQGKPGDARFGVLYVRSGRVLAVLACGYERETAELSERMRERLSVDTARDILGFQ from the coding sequence ATGGCTGGCTGGATCAAGGCGATGGACGCCGCCGCGCTACCCGCGCACGGCATGAAGCGCGTCGAGCCGAATGGCGTGCCGATCCTGCTCGTGCATAGCGGAGAACGTTTGCGCGCGTTCGGCGCGGATTGCCCGCACGCGGGCGCGCCGCTCGACGAAGGCGCGCTCTGCAACGGCCGCATCGTGTGTCCGTGGCATAAGGCGACCTTCGAGATCGAAGACGGCGCGCTGGTCGAACCGCCCGCGCTCGAAGGCCTCGCTTCGTACGCGGTGCGCGTAGACGGCGATCAGGTCCTCGTGAATCTCGACAACGCGCAACGGCCCGCGGCGGAGCGCAAGCCTGCCGCGAACCGCGCAGCTTCGAACGCAACACCGCCGCGCAGGTTTGCGATCGTCGGCGGCGGCGCGGCGGGCGCGGCCGTGGCGGCCACGCTGCTGGAAGGCGACGCGAACTGCGAAGTCACGCTGTACGCCGCCGAACCCGAAGCGCCCTACGACCGCACCTGCCTCAGCAAATTCGTGCCCGCAGGCGAAATGCAGCCCGGCGAGGTTCCGCCGATCCTGCCCGACGCCATCGCACGTGACGCGCGTCTTCACATCGAACATGCCGGCGTCGAGCAGGTCGATGCGCGCGCCAAACGCATCAGCTCGCGCGACGGCCGCGCGGCCACTTACGACGCCGTGGCGCTCGCAAGCGGTTCCGTCGCGCAACGTCCCGACGTGCCCGGCGCGGAACTCGGCAACATTTTCACGCTGCGCAACGTGCACGACGCGGGCGCGATCCTGCACGCGCTCGCACCCGGCGAACACGCCGTGATTCTCGGTGACAGCTTCATCGGCCTCGAAACCGCTTCGGCTTTGCGCAAGCGCGGCGTGGATGTCACCGTCGTCGCGCCGAGCGGCCTGCCGCTGCAAAAGCCGCTCGGCGCGCGTGTAGGCGCGCGGTTTCGCGAATGGCACGAAGCGCACGGCGTGGTGTTCCGGCGCGCGAAGGCCGTAGGCTTTATCGGCGAAAACGACGTGGACACGATCGAACTCGACGACGGCTGGACCACGCGCGCGAAGGCCGTGATCGTCGGCATGGGCGTGCAGCCGGCCACGGGTTTCGTCGGCGGCATCGTGCTGGACGACGACGGCGGCTTGAGCGTCGACAACACGATGCGAGCGTGCCCCGACGTCTACGCCGTGGGCGACATCGCCCGCTTTCCGTGGGGCGGCAAAACGCTGCGCATCGAGCATTGGCGCGTGGCGCAGCAACAGGCGCGCGTGGCCGCGCTGAACATGCTCGGCCGCGAGACGCGCTACGAAGGCGTGCCGTACTTCTGGACGCAGCATTACGACCAGCGCGTCGATTACCTCGGCCACGCCGCAGACTGGGACGATCTCGTGATGCAAGGCAAGCCCGGCGACGCGCGCTTCGGCGTGCTTTACGTGCGCAGCGGCCGCGTGCTGGCCGTGCTCGCCTGCGGCTACGAACGCGAGACGGCCGAACTGAGTGAGCGCATGCGCGAACGGCTTTCCGTCGATACCGCGCGCGACATCCTGGGGTTCCAATGA
- a CDS encoding efflux transporter outer membrane subunit — protein MRLRSSTLVIRLLPCALAAALSACTVGPNFKPPDAQAPTDWNATHAGNPANAPGEKVAASTPTVQSDPDPRWWQGFHDTTLDSLIDRALRGNPDLRIAVVRIAEARAQTQQAAAQGLPNVRASASYEREQLGAKGLLESQGVYDKVDALGAPGSPVNQFAPGEGPALESGVRNALNQLTTPVNLWQVGFDASWEIDLFGRVRRSVEAANAQTDAAIESQHDAQVSLEAEVAETYLQLRGAQMLRATAVDMIRQQRETVDLARNAAKHGLESQLDVERSQAERAQTEALLPQYDQQIAQSLNALAVLVGEAPGALDADLTPPGTLPATPPSVPVGLPATLARRRPDIRRAEASLHAATANVGVAVAQFYPDISLTGEVGTRATTPHDLAHWSNLFWSWGPSVSLPIFQGGALVSNLKLSKLQQQEAALDYRKTVLGALRDVNNALTVYQTDQSKLVSLDESVAAQRRAFALARDSYRKGIVTFINVLDAERQLSSAQQNAQQGELQVCTDLVSLYKALGGGWSDAAAPVASAPAPASSP, from the coding sequence ATGCGCCTGCGCTCATCCACGCTGGTAATCCGCCTGCTGCCCTGCGCGCTCGCGGCGGCGCTCAGCGCCTGCACCGTGGGCCCCAATTTCAAACCGCCCGACGCGCAAGCGCCCACCGACTGGAACGCCACGCACGCCGGCAATCCCGCCAATGCGCCGGGCGAGAAAGTGGCGGCGTCCACGCCCACGGTGCAATCCGATCCCGATCCGCGCTGGTGGCAAGGCTTTCACGACACCACGCTCGACTCGCTCATCGACCGCGCGCTGCGCGGCAATCCCGACCTGCGTATTGCCGTTGTGCGCATTGCCGAGGCCCGCGCGCAAACGCAGCAGGCCGCCGCGCAGGGCCTGCCGAACGTGCGCGCGAGCGCGAGCTACGAGCGCGAGCAACTGGGCGCGAAAGGTCTGCTCGAATCGCAAGGCGTCTACGACAAGGTCGATGCGCTCGGTGCGCCCGGTTCGCCGGTCAACCAGTTCGCGCCCGGCGAAGGGCCGGCGCTCGAAAGCGGCGTGCGCAACGCGCTCAATCAGCTCACGACGCCCGTGAATCTCTGGCAAGTGGGCTTCGACGCCTCGTGGGAAATCGACCTGTTCGGCCGCGTGCGCCGCTCCGTCGAAGCCGCGAACGCGCAAACCGACGCCGCCATCGAATCGCAGCACGACGCGCAGGTCTCGCTCGAAGCCGAGGTGGCCGAGACCTATCTGCAATTGCGCGGCGCGCAGATGTTACGCGCCACCGCCGTCGACATGATCCGCCAGCAGCGCGAGACCGTCGACCTCGCGCGCAACGCCGCGAAGCACGGCCTGGAAAGCCAGCTCGACGTGGAGCGTTCGCAGGCCGAGCGCGCGCAAACCGAAGCGCTGCTGCCGCAATACGATCAGCAAATCGCGCAGTCGCTCAACGCGCTCGCCGTGCTGGTGGGCGAAGCGCCGGGCGCGCTCGACGCCGATCTCACGCCGCCGGGCACGCTGCCCGCCACGCCGCCTTCGGTGCCCGTGGGTTTGCCGGCCACGCTGGCGCGCCGCCGCCCCGACATCCGCCGCGCCGAAGCCTCGCTGCATGCGGCCACGGCCAACGTGGGCGTGGCGGTCGCGCAGTTCTATCCCGACATCTCGCTCACCGGCGAGGTGGGCACGCGCGCGACCACGCCGCACGATCTCGCGCATTGGTCCAACTTGTTCTGGTCGTGGGGGCCGAGCGTTTCGCTGCCAATCTTCCAGGGCGGCGCGCTGGTGTCGAACCTGAAACTCTCGAAGCTGCAGCAGCAGGAAGCCGCGCTCGACTATCGCAAAACCGTGCTCGGCGCATTGCGCGACGTGAACAATGCGCTCACGGTGTATCAAACCGATCAGTCCAAGCTCGTCTCGCTCGACGAAAGCGTGGCCGCCCAGCGCCGCGCGTTCGCGCTCGCGCGCGACAGCTATCGCAAAGGCATCGTGACCTTCATCAACGTGCTGGACGCCGAGCGTCAACTGAGCAGCGCGCAGCAGAACGCGCAGCAAGGCGAGTTGCAGGTGTGTACCGACCTCGTCTCGCTCTACAAGGCGCTGGGCGGCGGCTGGAGCGACGCCGCCGCGCCGGTCGCGTCAGCGCCCGCACCGGCTTCATCGCCCTGA